aacgaagtatggactttgactgacttgcccgatgatcggcgagccatagaaaataaatggatctttaagaagaagacagacgcggatggtaatgtgaccatctataaggctcggcttgtcgctaagggttatcgacaagttcaaggggttgactacgatgagactttctcacccgtagcgaagctgaagtccgtccgaatcatgttagcaattgccgcgttctatgattatgagatatggcaaatggacgtcaaaacggcattccttaatggtttccttaaggaagaattgtatatgatgcagccagaaggttttgtcgatcctaagaatgctgacaaggtgtgcaagctccaacgctcaatctatgggctggtgcaagcatctcggagttggaacattcgctttgatgagatgatcaaagcgtttgggtttacgcagacttatggagaagcctgtgtttacaagaaagtgagtgggagctctgtagcgtttctcatattatatgtggatgacatactattgatgggaaatgatatagaattcttggaaagcataaaggcctacttgaataagtgtttttcaatgaaggaccttggagaagctgcttatatattaggcatcaagatctatagagatagatcgagacgcctcattggtctttcacaaagcacgtaccttgacaagatattgaagaagttcaatatggatcagtccaagaaggggttcttgcctgtattgcaaggtgtgagattgagcacggctcaatgcccgaccacggcagaagatagagaaaagatgagtgtcatcccctatgcctcggccatagggtctattatgtatgccatgctgtgtaccagacctgatgtaaaccttgccgtaagtttggtaggaaggtaccaaagtaatcccggcatggaacactggacagcggtcaagaatatcctgaagtacctgaaaaggactaaggatatgtttctcgtttatggaggtgacgaagagctcgtcgtaaagggttacgtcgacgctagcttcgacacagatctggatgactctaagtcacaaaccggatacgtgtatattttgaatggtggggcagtcagctggtgcagttgcaagcaaagcgtcgtggcgggatctacatgtgaagcggagtacatggcagcctcggaggcagcgcatgaagcaatctggatgaaggagttcattaccgacctaggagttattcccaatgcgtcgggcccgatgactctcttctgtgacaacactggagctattgccctggccaaggagcccaggtttcacaagaagaccaggcatatcaagcgtcgcttcaactccattcgtgaaaatgttcaagatggagacatagatatttgtaaagtgcatacggacctgaatgtcgcagatccgttgactaaacctcttccacgagcaaaacatgatcaacaccagaactctatgggtgttcgattcatcacaatgtaactagattattgactctagtgcaagtgggagactgttggaaatatgccctagaggcaataataaaatggttattattatatttccttgttcatgataattgtctattgttcatgctataattgtgttatccggaaatcgtaatacatgtgtgaatacatagaccacaacatgtccctagtgagcctctagttgactagctcgttgatcaatagatggttacggtttcctgaccatggacattggatgtcattgataacgggatcacatcattaggagaatgatgtgatggacaagacccaatcctaagcatagcactagatcgtgtagttcgtttgctaaagcttttctaatgtcaagtatcatttccttagaccatgagatcgtgcaactcccggatgccgtaggaatgctttgggtgtaccaaacgtcacaacgtaactgggtgactataaaggtgcactacaggtatctccgaaagtgtctgttgggttggcacggatcgagactgggatttgtcactccgtatgacggagaggtatctctgggcccactcggtaatgcatcatcataatgagctcgatgtgaccaagtagttggtcacgggatcatgcattacggaacgagtaaagtgacttgccggtaacgagattgaacgaggtattgggataccgacgatcgaatctcgggcaagtaacgtaccgattgacaaagggaattgtatacgggattgcttgaatcctcgacatcgtggttcatccgatgagatcatcgtggaacgtgtgggagccaacatgggtatccagatcccgctgttggttattggctagagaggtgtctcggtcatgtctgcatgattcccgaacccgtagggtctacacacttaaggttcgatgacgctagggttataaggaaggtttgtatgtgattaccgaatgttgttcggagtcccggatgagatcccggacgtcacgaggagttccggattggtccggaggtgaagatttatatatgggaagtcatcatacggtcaccggaaatattcgggggtataccggtattgtaccgggaccaccggaggggttccgggggtccaccgggagggtccacctgccccggagggccttatgggctgtaggtggaagggaaccagcccctaactgggctgggcgccatcccccctagggcccatgcgcctagggttggggggaaccctaaaagggggcgccccccttgcttggggggcaagccccctcccccttggccgccgcccccctctagatctcatctagaggggccggcccccttcccccttctccctataaatagaggggtggagggagggctgcaacaccacatccaaggcgcagcccctcccctccccaacacctctcctcctccgcgtgagcttggcgaagccctgccggagaactgccactccaccaccaccacgccgccgtgctgctgttggagccttcttcctcaacctctccctcctccttgctggatcaaggtgcgggagacgtcaccgggctgcacgtgtgttgaacacggaggcaccgttgttcggtgcttggatcggattctgccgcgatctgaatcgctacgtgtacgactcctccaaccgcgttcttacaacgcttccgcatcgcgatcttcaaaggtatgaagatgcactcccctcttgttgctagtaaactccatagattgatcttggtgatgcgtagaaaatttttaatttctgcaacgatccccaacatgtacctagtagcgtcggatagatatacgaaaacttgttgttcgaccaatctctcggagaaagagaggtgactcctctctgtatatgttcatgacgatcttgtaattaatggttccttcatttgcttactagctagcgtgtcgagttctctctatactaatagtagctagcgtcgaccaagcacggagataagagaggacacttctctctattagctagctaacaccctAAATTAACCCCCTAAACCCACCcttaaaaaacaaaaacctcagctctcgttagctgctgacgcgtggatgtcttttggtcccggttggtgttaccaaccgggactaaaggtgctcctgcctgggcgccccgcagtggccacgtggagccccttctgtcccggttcgtaagcgaaccgggactaaagggtttgggctttagtcccgaccaTTTTGTCCCGATtccagaaccgagactaaaggccttctgaaaccgggacaaatggaccgttttctactagtgataggtcAATGGCTATCATCATACCAAGTTTGTAAGTTTTAACAGATTATGTCAATTATATTATGATGCACTTCTGCAACAGAGTTTTCATCAAGCAAATTGATCCTAACATAGATGAAAATGCCACCATTACATAGAACACAGAAAAATGCACAACATCCATATAAGGCACGTTTTCATCGGATGcacggattaaaagttatgatgGTTTTAATATAAAGTAGTGCAGCTCCTTTCACCTAGACGCTACACAACCAAGAGTGGGGCCCGGGGTGCCACGCTGGCCGGATGCGTAGCGCGCCTATCAGCCAGACGATACTCAGTGTCGTGCAGCGCTGACCTGTCctgcgggcgctacacaaaaggatTAGCTGGATGAATTTGTTTCGCCTACGATTTAGTTTGTGAAATAGTTGCGCCTTCGAGATCTGCTTTATCCATTTTGCCCACGAAATCTCATTTCCTGACTTCAATTGCGGCCTTCATGGTGGTCTCCGCAGCCACATCCGCCGCGCCTATGCCTTCTCCGACGTGCACCACCAGCACCTTTGCCATCGTACGGTAACCCGCCACCCGGCGCTCGCTCCTCCATGTCTAACTTACAGAAAAATGAGTCAGTATGTCTCCGGTGCCCCCCTCTCTTCTACGTCATCATAATAAAATTAATGGGATAGCTTCCAATTGTGGTAATGTAAGCATGGCATGTGCGCATAATTTTCTATCGAACTGGAGAATAGAGATGCAATGAGGCTGGGACACGTTGATCAGACAGAAGACTCCTACTTGGCCTTCGGCACCGGCATCCGCATGTGTTGGGTTGAATCAGCATGCAGCTCGTGATATGGGTGAGCGATCGAGCTTCGCGAAGGTACGGACGCGTCACACCGCGTGTCCTTTCTACGTGGCGGGCATCGACGTGCTCCGGCGAGCGACGTGTCCCGTAGCTGCAGCCTATATAAACGGCCCCGCTCTGCTCTAGGCCAGTCAGACACACAGCCGATCGAAACCAAGTTGAGCAACACCCAAAGTGATACTACTACAGATTATCTTGTTCTCTGACTGCTGATCCACTCTTGTCAGTTTGTTTGAGCCAGTTTAGCGCTACTCCTTCCTACGTGGGAGATGGCATCCAACCAGGACCAGGCGAGCTTCCGCGCCGGCGAGGCCAAGGGCCACACCCAGGTACATACTTCTATCGACGGTCTCCATCGAGTGGCCGCGCGCGTGCGGCGTCTCTGAGTGATCGTGGTGTTTGCAGGAGAAGGCTGGACAGGTGATGGGCGCGGCCAAGGACAAGGCGTACGAGGCCAAGGACCGTGCGGCGGGCCTGGCGGGGCACGCGTCCGGGCAGGGGCAAGGCGCCACGGAGGCCACCAAGCACAAGGCCGGCGAGGCCACGGACAGGGCGTCCCAGACGGCGCAGGCGGCCAAGGACAGGGCTGCCGGGACGGCGCAGGCCGCCAAGGACAAGACCAACGAGACCGCCCAGGCGGCCAAGGACAAGGCGGCCGGGACGACGCAGGCGGCCAAGGACCGCACCGTCGAGGGCAAGGACCAGACCGGCAGCTTCCTCGGCGAGAAGACGGAGATGGCCAAGCAGAAGGCGGCCGAGACGGCGCAGTACACGCAGGACAGGACCTACGACGCGGCGCAGTACGCCAAGGAGTCCGCCGTCGCCGGCAAGGACAAGACCGGCAGCGTGCTCCAACAGGCCGGCGAGACGGTGGTGAACGCCGTGGTGGGCGCCAAGGACGCCGTGGCCAACACGCTGGGGATGGGCGGAGACAACAATACCAACACCGCCAAGGACACCACCACCAAGAAGATCACCAGGGATCACTAGACTAGATGCATGCGCTCGCGCTTAATTTGCTTTCCTTTCCTTCTCTTGATACACATTTTACGTTCCAGTTTCATGATTTCCGGACAAACATCTTGTTGTAAACTCTGCTGCTCAGTGTCTTGGCCTCTTTTCGGTCCGTATGGATGTCTGACGGGAGATGTATCTTTGTGTTCGTCAGACTTCTCTTTTCAAGTTCTATTTTGCTGTAATAGTACTACTAATAAAGATCTATTTTGTTCCGATGAACTGGGTGAGCAGACATGTCTCATCCAAGAACGATGCAGTAGCGGCCACATCGAATCGAGTCATGTTCTCGATGATGTACCAATCTTATTATACATCTTGAGAATTTGTTCACTGACGGCAGGAATGAATTCAACGTCTTCAGATTTACCAACATATTGAGGGCTCATTTGGTTTGGAAGATTTTCATAGGGAAAACATAGGAACAAGGATTTCGGAGGAAAATTTTCTATATATGCATTTGGTCTGTAGGAAACGCGTACATGAATTTCGTAGGAATGCTACTCATTTCTTGTGTTTTTAGGGAAACTACACATCCATTCAAAGCTCATTTTGCGCGTAGGAACGAGGCAAGTCAATTCCTTAAGATGGCAACTTGGCAAGTGTCATCCTATTAAATTCCTATACTACTCCTAATTCCTACGTTTCGATTTCCTCCAAAACCGAATGAGCCCTGAACTTTTTGCTGGAGCTGAACACTTTTTAGGCAATTCCTTTCGTCCATGCACAAGAACATTGTCCTTCATCTGTTTTTCAAGCAGACTTATATGGTCTACATAAACCAGTGTTTTTGTATGCTCTGTTTCACCTACCATGGCTGAAGCATGCAACTCCAGGCTGATAGCCATTAAACCACTACTATTTAACTTCCTAAATCTATCAACATCTTATCAATTATAGAACACAGCAGAAAGAATCTAAAAGAAAAACACAACAGGAAGTGCCCCTATCAGAGTCATCAAAAGAAAGGGCCAGATCTGCATCATAAATAAAAGTCCACTGCACATAATTAATAACTTGTTTACATACAGATATGCTGTACACTTTAAGCTTACATTTTGCTTACGTTCCATGAACGATCATGCAGGAACAACTATCACAGGGCGTGCATGCTTTCCAGTGGAAATTTCATTTCACTTCTCTACAGGTACACAGCCAATGCTGTACTGTAATATATACACCGCTCGGAAATATGCAGGAAAATATTTTCTTTCTTACACGTACACCACCAATCTCTCTTGTAAACATCACTGTGAGAGGTCGGAGAGCCGCCCAGACCTCACGAGTGTTCTTCATTAAATGACACACAATCGCCATGCGTGTTCAGTAGAGAAAAAGAGCTCATGCAGTAGACAGGCCTCTTAGGCCTCCTCCTCGAGGGCGAACAATCTTGCCTCCACAGACACGGATAGAATCGCAGAAATCTCTCTTCTTGAGAAACTTCTTGATATCTTCTAGTATGACCGGTGTGTTTTGGATTATCATCTTCTTGCACTGAATTACAATATGGTACGATTAAGAATGATACTACTAAAAATCGATACACTACAATTCAATAGAAGATATATTTAGATGCTTACCTTCTGTACGAAACTCTCTGTGTTGTTGCATCCTTTCAGAAGTATCTCGATTATCTTGAGCTGTCAAGACCAGATCAATGGCAGGTTTAGGTTTCCTCTTTTGGCTAGTCACTCACTTTACCACACAAAAGCTGTTAAGTAGATAGAGAGGCATCTGGGTACCAGTGCAAATATGAAAGAAAACTGGCATATTTATGTGCtgcataaaaacaaaaaatacACCTAATCCAGCACTGGCAGTTCCCAGCCGATAGGACTTTTAAACCAGGTAGAAGCTCGACCAAGACTCATGTTCGTGAGTCTCGACTAGATTAGCAATCAGATATGGAACACCCTTGCTATCACCGGTTGCAAGTCAGCATTTGAAACCATAATCACCTACTCAACCCAACCCACCACTCCTTACAACTACA
This DNA window, taken from Triticum aestivum cultivar Chinese Spring chromosome 1D, IWGSC CS RefSeq v2.1, whole genome shotgun sequence, encodes the following:
- the LOC123174596 gene encoding ABA-inducible protein PHV A1; this encodes MASNQDQASFRAGEAKGHTQEKAGQVMGAAKDKAYEAKDRAAGLAGHASGQGQGATEATKHKAGEATDRASQTAQAAKDRAAGTAQAAKDKTNETAQAAKDKAAGTTQAAKDRTVEGKDQTGSFLGEKTEMAKQKAAETAQYTQDRTYDAAQYAKESAVAGKDKTGSVLQQAGETVVNAVVGAKDAVANTLGMGGDNNTNTAKDTTTKKITRDH